In Thermus sp. LT1-2-5, one DNA window encodes the following:
- a CDS encoding DeoR/GlpR family DNA-binding transcription regulator yields the protein MKPAERRRAILDLLESQGEKSVEELARFFGVSQVTIRNDLADLEARGLVQRTYGGAVPVGKALFNPSFEEKKRHRLEAKRAIALRALEEIREGDALILDAGSTVLTLAGLLKGRFRKLYVLTNSLPVALELQGTGFEVLVLGGQMRHHSLALIGPATVRTLSWYRVDKAFLGATGVDLRGYSTPNPLEAETKRAMLEAAGKAFVLADASKLNRPTLARFASLSEAVLITDSAADPEVLKLLQGKGAEVWVADTSLMLGAQTPSGIGVEAE from the coding sequence ATGAAGCCAGCGGAGCGCAGAAGGGCCATCCTGGACCTCCTGGAAAGCCAGGGGGAGAAAAGCGTGGAGGAGTTGGCCCGTTTCTTCGGCGTCAGCCAGGTCACCATCCGCAACGACCTGGCCGACCTCGAGGCCCGCGGGCTGGTGCAGCGGACCTACGGGGGAGCAGTGCCCGTGGGTAAAGCCCTCTTCAACCCCTCCTTTGAGGAAAAGAAGCGGCACCGCCTTGAGGCCAAGCGGGCTATCGCCCTGAGGGCCTTGGAGGAGATTCGGGAAGGGGATGCGCTCATCCTGGATGCCGGGAGCACGGTCCTCACCCTGGCGGGCTTACTGAAGGGGCGATTTCGCAAGCTTTACGTCCTCACCAACTCCTTGCCCGTGGCCCTCGAGCTTCAGGGGACTGGATTCGAGGTCCTCGTACTGGGAGGGCAGATGCGCCACCACAGCCTGGCCCTCATCGGCCCTGCCACGGTACGCACCCTTTCCTGGTACCGCGTGGACAAGGCCTTTTTGGGGGCCACAGGGGTGGACCTGAGGGGGTACTCCACCCCTAACCCCCTGGAGGCGGAAACGAAGCGGGCCATGTTGGAGGCCGCTGGCAAAGCCTTTGTCCTCGCCGATGCCAGCAAGCTCAATCGGCCCACCCTGGCGCGGTTTGCCTCCCTGTCAGAGGCGGTGCTCATCACCGATTCCGCGGCGGATCCCGAGGTACTTAAGCTCCTTCAGGGAAAGGGTGCGGAAGTGTGGGTGGCTGATACTTCCCTGATGTTGGGAGCCCAAACTCCGTCAGGCATTGGTGTTGAGGCGGAATGA